Proteins from one Acidimicrobiales bacterium genomic window:
- the trmB gene encoding tRNA (guanosine(46)-N7)-methyltransferase TrmB, with product MRTTTKQRGRMSATKARALVELAPRYALGDAAASPLGTWLDRSFGRRAPRLLDVGTGTGEATVAWARAHPDQDVVAVELHRPGLARLLAGIDAAELDNVRVHEGDARDLLAGAGPGDLSAVRVLFPDPWPKRRHWPRRLVDGAFVARVADVLAPGGVLQVATDWAPYAEQVRAVLAAERRLGSPSAARPDRPVTAYEAAARAAGRPVVDLVTHRL from the coding sequence GTGCGGACCACCACCAAGCAGCGGGGCCGGATGTCGGCCACCAAGGCCCGGGCCCTGGTCGAGCTGGCGCCCCGCTACGCCCTGGGTGATGCCGCCGCGAGCCCGCTGGGGACATGGCTCGACCGGTCGTTCGGGCGGCGGGCCCCCCGGCTGCTCGACGTCGGGACGGGCACGGGGGAGGCCACCGTGGCCTGGGCCCGCGCCCACCCCGATCAGGACGTGGTGGCCGTCGAGCTCCACCGGCCCGGCCTGGCCCGCCTGCTGGCCGGCATCGACGCGGCCGAGCTGGACAACGTGCGGGTCCACGAGGGCGACGCCCGGGACCTGCTGGCCGGGGCCGGGCCCGGCGACCTGTCCGCCGTGCGGGTCCTGTTCCCCGATCCCTGGCCCAAGCGCCGCCACTGGCCGCGACGCCTGGTCGACGGGGCCTTCGTGGCCCGGGTGGCCGACGTCCTGGCCCCGGGCGGGGTGCTGCAGGTGGCCACCGACTGGGCGCCCTACGCCGAGCAGGTGCGCGCCGTCCTGGCCGCCGAGCGGCGCCTGGGATCCCCGTCGGCGGCCCGACCCGACCGCCCCGTCACCGCCTACGAGGCGGCGGCCCGGGCCGCCGGCCGCCCGGTGGTCGACCTCGTCACCCACCGCCTCTGA
- a CDS encoding malate dehydrogenase, which produces MTTEPVRVAVTGAAGQIGYGLLFRIASGALLGPDTPIVLQMLEITPALGALEGVAMELDDCAFPLLADTVRTDDAEVAFGDADIVFFVGAMPRKAGMERADLLGANGGIFGPQGQALARAAKPEVRALVVGNPANTNALIALANAEGLDPRRITAMTRLDHNRAKAQLAARLGVSVNDVTKMTIWGNHSTTQYPDLVHAQVNGQSAFDAVGDEAWVADTYIPTVAKRGAAIIEARGASSAASAASAAIDHVRDWVQGTPEGDWVSMAVVSDGSYGVPEGLVSSFPCTTRDGEWEIVQGLDIDDFSRPRIDASAAELAEERDAVRELGLV; this is translated from the coding sequence ATGACCACCGAGCCCGTCCGCGTCGCCGTCACCGGGGCCGCCGGCCAGATCGGCTACGGCCTGTTGTTCCGCATCGCCAGCGGGGCGCTGCTCGGGCCGGACACGCCGATCGTCCTCCAGATGCTGGAGATCACCCCGGCCCTGGGCGCCCTGGAGGGCGTGGCCATGGAGCTGGACGACTGCGCCTTCCCCCTGCTGGCCGACACGGTGCGCACCGACGACGCCGAGGTGGCCTTCGGCGACGCCGACATCGTGTTCTTCGTGGGGGCCATGCCCCGCAAGGCCGGCATGGAGCGGGCCGACCTGCTGGGGGCCAACGGCGGCATCTTCGGCCCCCAGGGCCAGGCCCTGGCCCGGGCGGCCAAGCCGGAGGTCAGGGCCCTGGTGGTCGGCAACCCGGCCAACACGAACGCCCTCATCGCCCTGGCCAACGCCGAGGGCCTCGACCCCCGGCGCATCACGGCCATGACCCGCCTGGACCACAACCGGGCCAAGGCCCAGCTGGCGGCCCGCCTGGGGGTCAGCGTCAACGACGTCACCAAGATGACCATCTGGGGCAACCACTCCACCACCCAGTACCCGGACCTGGTCCACGCCCAGGTGAACGGGCAGAGCGCCTTCGACGCGGTGGGCGACGAGGCCTGGGTGGCCGACACCTACATCCCCACCGTGGCCAAGCGGGGCGCGGCCATCATCGAGGCCCGGGGGGCGTCCTCGGCGGCCAGCGCGGCCAGCGCCGCCATCGACCACGTCCGCGACTGGGTGCAGGGCACCCCCGAGGGCGACTGGGTGTCGATGGCCGTGGTGTCCGACGGCAGCTACGGCGTGCCCGAGGGCCTGGTCTCGTCGTTCCCGTGCACCACCAGGGACGGGGAGTGGGAGATCGTCCAGGGCCTGGACATCGACGACTTCTCCCGCCCCCGCATCGACGCCTCGGCCGCCGAGCTGGCCGAGGAGCGCGACGCGGTCCGGGAGCTGGGCCTCGTCTGA
- a CDS encoding gamma-glutamylcyclotransferase family protein has translation MAPPLFVYGTLMPGHLRWGVLEPHAVGWRPAAVEGHLYDSGRGWPAAVFTPGDDLVRGWAVDLQPEVVAVVLAHLDEVEGVAEGLFRRIEVTLLGGEPVTAYELATPPDGLARIAEWTPGDEA, from the coding sequence ATGGCCCCGCCGCTGTTCGTCTACGGCACCCTCATGCCCGGCCACCTGCGGTGGGGGGTGCTCGAGCCCCACGCCGTCGGATGGCGCCCGGCCGCCGTCGAGGGCCACCTCTACGACTCGGGCCGCGGGTGGCCGGCCGCGGTGTTCACCCCCGGCGACGACCTGGTGCGGGGGTGGGCGGTCGACCTCCAACCCGAGGTGGTGGCCGTGGTCCTGGCTCACCTGGACGAGGTGGAGGGGGTGGCCGAGGGCCTGTTCCGCCGGATCGAGGTCACCCTCCTGGGCGGTGAACCCGTCACCGCCTACGAGCTGGCCACCCCGCCCGACGGCCTGGCCCGCATCGCCGAGTGGACCCCCGGCGACGAGGCCTGA
- a CDS encoding NAD(P)/FAD-dependent oxidoreductase: MARWSDLGRRALATAGAATRRRPVPVPPGVPTPRVAVIGSGFGGLGMAIRLQQAGITDVTVFEKADRLGGTWRDNTYPGSGCDVPSHLYSLSFAPNPGWTRRFPEQAEILGHLERTADDFDVRRLIRFGAEVTSLAFDDDTATWTVALADGTSHEVEAVVAATGQLNRPYVPALPGLETFAGPAFHSARWDHDLDLTGRHVGVVGIGASAIQFVPAIAEQVGSLTLFQRSVNYVAPKPDGPIGERSRWILRRFALARLAYRASVYLRFEWRFVAFKDGSRLGRLGQERFRHGLRKVVTPGLPESAVVPDDPLGCRRILISNDWYPTLHRPHVRVVTDPIDRVEPDAVVAGDTRHPVDTLIFGTGFRATDFLAPIHVTGRVGKVLADEWCDGARAHLGITVAGFPNLFMLYGPNTNLGHNSIIFMLERQIGYALRCIRRLAVDGLAWVDVRPEAQAASNTRLDEELRRTVWGGACHSWYKTASGRITNNWSTYTYRYWWRTRRPDPADFEAAPAPEPPAPAVDDPREQVPA; the protein is encoded by the coding sequence ATGGCCCGCTGGAGCGACCTCGGGCGTCGCGCCCTCGCCACGGCCGGCGCCGCCACCCGGCGCCGGCCGGTGCCCGTCCCCCCCGGCGTGCCCACCCCCCGGGTGGCCGTCATCGGCAGCGGCTTCGGGGGCCTGGGCATGGCCATCCGACTGCAGCAGGCCGGCATCACCGACGTCACCGTGTTCGAGAAGGCCGACCGCCTGGGTGGCACCTGGCGCGACAACACCTACCCCGGCTCCGGCTGCGACGTGCCGTCCCACCTGTACTCGCTGTCCTTCGCCCCCAACCCGGGGTGGACCCGCAGGTTCCCCGAGCAGGCCGAGATCCTCGGCCACCTGGAGCGCACGGCCGACGACTTCGACGTGCGCCGGCTGATCCGCTTCGGCGCCGAGGTGACCAGCCTGGCCTTCGACGACGACACGGCGACGTGGACCGTCGCCCTGGCCGACGGGACCAGCCACGAGGTCGAGGCGGTGGTGGCCGCCACCGGCCAGCTCAACCGCCCCTACGTCCCGGCCCTGCCCGGCCTGGAGACCTTCGCCGGGCCGGCCTTCCACTCGGCCCGGTGGGACCACGACCTGGACCTGACCGGCCGCCACGTGGGCGTGGTCGGCATCGGGGCCAGCGCCATCCAGTTCGTGCCCGCCATCGCCGAGCAGGTGGGCTCGCTCACCCTGTTCCAGCGCAGCGTCAACTACGTGGCCCCCAAGCCCGACGGGCCCATCGGGGAGCGGTCCCGGTGGATCCTCCGACGCTTCGCCCTGGCTCGCCTGGCCTACCGGGCCTCGGTCTACCTGCGGTTCGAGTGGCGCTTCGTCGCCTTCAAGGACGGCTCCCGGCTGGGCCGGCTCGGGCAGGAGCGGTTCCGCCACGGGCTCCGCAAGGTCGTCACCCCGGGCCTCCCCGAGAGCGCGGTGGTCCCTGACGACCCGCTGGGCTGCCGGCGCATCCTGATCTCCAACGACTGGTACCCCACCCTGCACCGCCCGCACGTCCGGGTGGTGACCGACCCCATCGACCGGGTCGAGCCCGACGCGGTGGTGGCCGGAGACACCCGCCACCCGGTCGACACGCTGATCTTCGGGACCGGTTTCCGGGCCACCGACTTCCTGGCCCCCATCCACGTCACCGGCCGGGTCGGCAAGGTGCTGGCCGACGAGTGGTGCGACGGCGCCCGGGCCCACCTCGGCATCACCGTGGCCGGCTTCCCCAACCTGTTCATGCTCTACGGGCCCAACACCAACCTGGGCCACAACTCGATCATCTTCATGCTGGAGCGCCAGATCGGCTACGCCCTGCGCTGCATCCGGCGCCTGGCCGTGGATGGCCTGGCCTGGGTGGACGTGCGGCCCGAGGCCCAGGCCGCCTCCAACACGAGGCTGGACGAGGAGCTCCGGCGCACGGTCTGGGGCGGGGCCTGCCACAGCTGGTACAAGACGGCCTCCGGGCGCATCACCAACAACTGGTCGACCTACACGTACCGCTACTGGTGGCGCACCCGCCGGCCCGACCCCGCCGACTTCGAGGCCGCCCCGGCCCCGGAGCCACCGGCCCCCGCCGTCGACGACCCCCGGGAGCAGGTCCCGGCCTGA